In Peromyscus leucopus breed LL Stock chromosome 16_21, UCI_PerLeu_2.1, whole genome shotgun sequence, a single genomic region encodes these proteins:
- the LOC114688333 gene encoding olfactory receptor 2B11-like gives MAVINTSHPEEFILLGFSDHPWLELPLFIILLVTYPLAMTGNIAIILVSILDPHLHSPMYFFLTNLSFLDMCYTTSIVPQMLTNLGGSTKTISYMRCAVQLYFYHTMGGTECVLLALMSFDRYVAICRPLHYTLIMNQRTCLLLVSTVWLIGISYAVSEATVTLQLPLCGHNEMDHLVCEIPVLIKTACGEKDTNELALSVVCIFILAVPLCLILASYASIGHAVLKIKSSEGRKKAFGTCSSHLVVVLLFYGPAISMYLQSPSSITKDQPKFMALFYGVVTPTLNPFIYTLRNKDVKGALGNLSRNIFSSK, from the coding sequence ATGGCAGTAATCAATACAAGTCACCCAGAAGAGTTCATTCTACTTGGCTTTTCAGACCATCCTTGGCTGGAACTCCCTCTCTTCATTATTCTTCTGGTAACATATCCACTGGCCATGACAGGAAACATTGCCATCATTCTGGTGTCTATATTAGAcccccatctccacagccccatgtatttcttcctcacAAACCTCTCCTTTCTAGACATGTGCTACACCACAAGCATTGTGCCTCAGATGCTAACTAACCTAGGGGGCTCCACAAAGACCATCAGCTACATGAGGTGTGCAGTTCAGCTTTATTTCTACCACACAATGGGGGGCACAGAGTGTGTCCTCCTGGCTCTTATGTCCTTTGACCGCTATGTTGCCATCTGCAGACCTCTGCACTATACCCTTATCATGAATCAGCGTACTTGCCTCCTGTTAGTGTCCACTGTGTGGCTGATAGGAATTTCCTATGCTGTCTCAGAGGCCACTGTGACACTGCAACTGCCACTATGTGGCCACAATGAAATGGATCACTTGGTGTGTGAGATTCCTGTTCTGATAAAAACTGCCTGTGGTGAAAAAGACACTAATGAGCTTGCTCTTTCTGTcgtatgcatttttattttagctgttCCTCTATGTTTAATTCTTGCCTCCTATGCTAGTATTGGACATGCTGTACTTAAAATCAAATCttcagagggaaggaaaaaggccTTTGGAACATGTTCCTCTCATCTTGTAGTTGTTCTCTTATTCTATGGCCCAGCCATTAGCATGTATCTTCAGTCCCCCTCCTCTATTACAAAAGACCAACCTAAGTTTATGGCTCTCTTCTATGGAGTAGTGACTCCTACTCTGAACCCCTTTATCTATACCCTGAGGAATAAAGATGTAAAGGGGGCATTAGGTAACCTATCCAGGAACATTTTTAGTTCAAAGTGA